One segment of Anatilimnocola aggregata DNA contains the following:
- the treZ gene encoding malto-oligosyltrehalose trehalohydrolase, which produces MRTNLKDDHGDWQIRRGGQMQHFSETERSVMMFCVWAPAASTVEVAIGAARHAMQLCDDGWWEAEVKDTGGGVDYGFSINGGSVRPDPRSPWQPYGVHGLSRTVDHAAFLWTDRHWQAPPLASAVLYELHIGTFSPEGTFEAAIQKLDHLATLGVTHVEIMPIAEFHGSRGWGYDGVDLFAPKESYGGPDGLKNFVDACHARGLGVLLDVVYNHLGPSGNYLAEFGPYFTPHHKTPWGDALNFDGPHSDEVRRFFCDNALMWLRDYHFDGLRLDAVHAIVDTSAIPLLEQLATEVDELKAHLGRHLVLIAESDLNDPRVVRPWEIGGFGIDAQWSDDVHHAIHAVLTGERKGYYADFGTLADLATAMQQPYVYANRHSSVRQRRHGRPPLGLSGSKFVVFLQNHDQCGNRARGERLSQLVSQDRAKIGAALMMLSPFVPQLFQGQEWAAASPFQYFVDYEAEPELAEAISRGRRSEFAAFGWLPEDVPDPRAEETFLCSQLQWDEIDHEPHAEMLAWYQQLIRLRREVNYFTDGRMDLIETSYDEEKHWLRVTRGPMTIACNFGASRCNVPLEGPHGIKLYLTSQAGVSVIGGEISMPAESVAVLGPHSTHRNGRLSL; this is translated from the coding sequence ATGCGGACCAACTTGAAGGACGATCACGGCGATTGGCAAATCAGGCGTGGTGGCCAGATGCAGCATTTTTCCGAGACGGAGAGGAGCGTCATGATGTTCTGCGTTTGGGCGCCGGCGGCCAGTACTGTGGAGGTGGCCATCGGTGCTGCGCGACATGCCATGCAACTGTGTGACGATGGCTGGTGGGAAGCGGAAGTTAAGGACACCGGCGGCGGGGTGGACTACGGGTTTTCCATCAACGGAGGAAGCGTGCGGCCGGATCCCCGCTCGCCTTGGCAGCCGTACGGGGTGCATGGGCTCTCGCGGACGGTGGACCATGCCGCGTTTCTTTGGACGGACCGCCACTGGCAAGCGCCGCCGCTCGCCTCGGCGGTGCTCTACGAACTTCATATCGGCACTTTTTCGCCAGAGGGGACTTTTGAAGCGGCGATCCAAAAATTGGATCATTTGGCGACGCTGGGCGTAACCCATGTTGAGATCATGCCGATTGCCGAGTTTCATGGCTCGCGGGGCTGGGGTTACGACGGCGTGGATCTGTTTGCGCCGAAAGAGTCGTATGGCGGACCCGACGGTTTGAAGAATTTCGTCGATGCCTGTCATGCCCGCGGGCTGGGAGTGCTTTTGGATGTTGTTTACAACCATTTGGGACCCTCGGGAAATTACCTGGCTGAGTTTGGTCCCTATTTCACGCCGCACCACAAGACTCCCTGGGGAGATGCGCTGAACTTCGATGGCCCGCATTCGGATGAGGTGCGGCGGTTCTTTTGCGACAATGCGCTGATGTGGCTGCGTGATTACCATTTCGACGGTTTGCGCCTGGATGCAGTGCACGCGATCGTCGATACGTCAGCGATTCCGCTCCTGGAGCAATTGGCGACCGAAGTGGACGAACTCAAAGCGCACTTGGGGCGGCATCTGGTGCTGATCGCGGAAAGCGACTTGAACGACCCGCGTGTCGTGCGCCCCTGGGAGATCGGCGGCTTTGGCATTGATGCGCAGTGGAGCGACGATGTCCATCATGCGATTCATGCGGTGCTGACGGGCGAGCGAAAAGGATATTACGCGGACTTCGGCACGCTCGCCGATCTAGCGACTGCCATGCAGCAGCCCTATGTTTACGCGAACCGTCATTCATCCGTACGGCAACGGCGGCATGGCCGACCGCCGCTGGGGCTCTCCGGCAGCAAGTTCGTGGTCTTCTTGCAAAATCATGATCAATGCGGCAATCGAGCGCGAGGAGAGCGTTTGAGCCAACTGGTGAGCCAGGACCGCGCGAAAATCGGCGCGGCCCTGATGATGTTATCGCCGTTCGTGCCACAGCTCTTTCAAGGGCAGGAATGGGCGGCTGCATCGCCGTTCCAGTATTTCGTCGACTACGAAGCGGAACCCGAACTGGCGGAAGCGATCTCGCGCGGGCGGCGGAGCGAATTCGCCGCGTTTGGGTGGTTGCCGGAAGACGTTCCCGATCCAAGGGCGGAGGAGACGTTCCTTTGTTCGCAACTCCAGTGGGACGAAATCGATCACGAACCGCATGCCGAGATGTTGGCCTGGTATCAGCAACTGATTCGCCTCCGTCGGGAAGTGAACTATTTCACCGACGGACGAATGGACCTGATTGAAACCAGCTATGACGAAGAAAAGCATTGGCTCCGAGTGACGCGCGGTCCGATGACGATCGCCTGTAACTTTGGCGCCAGCCGCTGCAACGTGCCGCTCGAGGGGCCGCATGGTATCAAACTCTATTTAACTTCGCAGGCGGGCGTCAGTGTCATCGGCGGCGAGATTTCGATGCCCGCTGAAAGCGTCGCGGTATTGGGGCCGCATTCCACCCATCGAAACGGCAGGCTGTCCCTTTGA
- a CDS encoding DUF2254 domain-containing protein: protein MNDSSIRYHWESLRTSYWFIPAILGIAAIGLSIITVAIDHTIREHGAWKDWTYTGGPEGARAVLATIAGSMITVAGVVFSITIVALSLASAQFGPRLLRNFIRDRRNQFVLGTFTATFLYCLLILRTVRGSDHDEFVPGVSVTIGMLLAIFNLGVLIYFIHHVAISIQATSVIRSVSDELNETIDRLWPANLGSEPPDVCELATLPYPQDEALPVLAEDSGYVDAIQDSMLIKLAKENSLIIRLAHRPGHFAVAGTPLAWAWPPERATEDITKKLNKAFVLASHRTPFQDVEFAIDQLVEIAIRALSPGINDPFTALNCIDRLGEALCRLARRSAPSSLRFDDEKELRVITYPARFAAVTDAAFNQIRQYGASSAAVMICLMETIGTIASQCRREDDFVALARHAELVARAARRSLAEEADLADLEERHKGVLQEFARHVGGLPIGQVQPATE from the coding sequence TTGAACGATTCATCGATTCGCTACCATTGGGAGTCGCTCCGCACGAGCTATTGGTTCATTCCCGCGATTTTAGGAATCGCGGCGATTGGTCTATCGATCATCACGGTTGCCATTGACCATACAATTCGCGAACACGGCGCGTGGAAGGATTGGACGTATACCGGCGGTCCCGAAGGAGCGCGGGCCGTGCTGGCGACGATCGCGGGATCGATGATCACGGTCGCGGGCGTGGTTTTCTCGATCACGATTGTGGCTTTGTCCTTGGCTTCCGCGCAGTTTGGGCCGCGCTTGCTCCGCAATTTTATTCGCGACCGGCGCAATCAATTCGTGCTGGGTACGTTCACGGCGACGTTCCTCTATTGCCTGCTGATCCTTCGCACGGTGCGGGGCTCGGATCATGACGAGTTTGTGCCGGGTGTCAGCGTCACGATTGGCATGTTGCTCGCTATCTTTAACCTCGGCGTTTTGATTTATTTCATTCACCATGTCGCCATTTCTATTCAGGCTACATCTGTCATTCGTTCCGTCAGCGATGAATTGAACGAGACGATCGATCGTCTTTGGCCTGCCAATCTGGGGAGCGAGCCACCCGATGTTTGTGAACTGGCGACGTTACCCTATCCTCAAGACGAAGCACTCCCCGTGCTGGCCGAAGACAGCGGCTACGTAGATGCAATTCAGGACTCAATGCTCATCAAGCTGGCAAAAGAAAACTCGCTCATCATCCGCCTGGCCCATCGCCCAGGTCATTTCGCCGTGGCGGGAACACCGCTGGCCTGGGCTTGGCCGCCGGAACGAGCAACGGAAGACATTACGAAGAAGCTGAACAAAGCATTCGTGCTCGCCAGTCATCGCACACCGTTTCAAGACGTGGAGTTTGCCATCGATCAGCTGGTAGAGATCGCGATCCGCGCATTATCGCCGGGCATCAACGACCCGTTTACTGCTTTGAATTGCATCGATCGGTTGGGTGAAGCGCTCTGCCGATTGGCACGCCGCTCCGCGCCGTCATCCTTGCGATTTGATGATGAAAAGGAGCTACGTGTCATTACCTATCCAGCCCGCTTTGCTGCCGTGACCGATGCTGCCTTCAATCAAATCCGTCAATACGGCGCGAGCAGCGCTGCCGTGATGATTTGCCTGATGGAGACGATTGGCACCATCGCCAGTCAGTGCCGCCGCGAAGACGATTTCGTCGCCTTGGCTCGGCATGCGGAACTGGTCGCCCGCGCGGCCCGCCGCAGCCTGGCCGAAGAAGCCGATCTCGCCGATCTCGAAGAGCGTCATAAAGGCGTATTGCAGGAGTTCGCGCGCCACGTTGGTGGACTGCCGATTGGTCAAGTTCAACCTGCAACGGAGTAG
- a CDS encoding mechanosensitive ion channel family protein — protein sequence MDIRPIAADDEISMRLKEILQATAWFAIAKVEVKQGVVFLRGTAVDERAQQWAGELASKTEGVVAVVNLMEIEDPAVWNFRPAQDEFRSLGRELARSLPLVVLALIVLAIAWGLSKAAAYLLRQFFRRRLQAHLLREIVARTGGVLIFLVGLYLVLRVAGMTQLAFTVVGGTGLIGLILGIAFREITENFLASLFLSIQHPFREGDLVAIVGIIGYVQRLTSRSTVLITLDGNDVQIPNATVFKSTICNYTSNPRRREDFLVGVGYDDSIPEAQQQALQVLADHPAVLADPEPLVLVDSLGAATVNLRVYFWLDGSQHSWLKVKSSVIRLVKRALQDAGISLPDESREVIFPKGVEVRVVESTLESISAQSDAPQTSALPSLSPRTSEAVSTKAEAGLENEAAQVQKQGREAWTPDQGENLLGPEIKK from the coding sequence GTGGACATTCGCCCCATCGCAGCGGACGACGAAATCAGCATGCGGCTGAAGGAGATTCTGCAAGCGACCGCTTGGTTTGCGATTGCCAAGGTAGAGGTGAAGCAGGGAGTGGTCTTTCTACGTGGCACTGCAGTGGATGAACGTGCGCAGCAGTGGGCAGGCGAACTTGCGTCGAAGACCGAAGGAGTTGTTGCCGTTGTAAATCTCATGGAGATCGAAGATCCAGCCGTTTGGAACTTTCGTCCGGCACAAGACGAATTTCGCTCACTCGGACGCGAGCTCGCCAGATCGCTGCCGCTGGTCGTACTGGCGCTAATTGTCCTCGCCATTGCCTGGGGATTGTCGAAAGCGGCCGCTTATTTGTTGCGCCAGTTTTTTCGCCGTCGACTGCAGGCTCATTTGCTGCGCGAAATCGTCGCGCGAACCGGCGGCGTGCTGATTTTTCTCGTCGGCCTTTATCTCGTTCTGCGAGTTGCGGGCATGACCCAGTTGGCCTTCACGGTGGTGGGAGGCACGGGATTGATCGGCTTGATTCTAGGCATCGCTTTTCGCGAAATCACGGAAAACTTTCTGGCCAGCCTGTTCCTCAGCATTCAACACCCATTCCGTGAAGGCGATCTGGTCGCCATTGTGGGTATTATCGGATATGTGCAGCGGCTGACTTCGCGCTCCACGGTGCTGATTACGTTGGATGGCAACGACGTTCAGATTCCCAATGCGACGGTATTCAAAAGCACGATTTGCAATTACACGAGCAACCCCAGACGCCGCGAAGATTTTCTGGTTGGTGTGGGGTATGACGATTCCATTCCCGAAGCACAACAACAAGCCCTGCAAGTGTTGGCCGATCACCCCGCCGTCCTTGCCGATCCCGAACCGTTGGTGCTAGTCGATAGCCTTGGGGCGGCCACCGTAAATTTGCGCGTCTACTTTTGGCTGGACGGGAGTCAGCACAGCTGGTTGAAGGTGAAATCATCCGTGATTCGGCTCGTCAAACGCGCGCTGCAAGACGCTGGCATTTCTCTGCCGGATGAATCGCGCGAGGTGATCTTTCCAAAAGGGGTGGAGGTTCGGGTGGTCGAGTCCACGCTGGAATCGATATCGGCGCAATCCGATGCGCCGCAGACGTCTGCCCTGCCATCACTCTCACCGCGGACTTCCGAGGCGGTTTCCACCAAAGCCGAAGCAGGGCTGGAGAACGAAGCGGCTCAAGTGCAAAAACAGGGGCGCGAAGCCTGGACGCCCGATCAAGGCGAGAACCTGCTGGGTCCTGAAATCAAGAAGTGA
- a CDS encoding pyridoxamine 5'-phosphate oxidase family protein produces MTKLFERQDTIDTLRGLIEGMSVAMLTTLSPEGKLHSRPMIPARHEFDGDVWFFVSGVSPICSEIRQHSAVNVSYATPAKDQFVTLSGTADIVTDRQKLELLWREELRNWFAEGLATPDLVLLRVAVDEAEFWDKQASTGGGFFSSMISWKGTFELVHEKVGWSAADELATETRTVALAAAGAEDAV; encoded by the coding sequence ATGACCAAGCTTTTTGAACGCCAGGATACGATCGATACCTTGCGCGGCCTGATTGAGGGAATGTCCGTTGCCATGTTGACGACGTTATCTCCCGAAGGCAAGTTGCACAGCCGGCCGATGATTCCAGCCCGCCACGAATTTGATGGCGATGTCTGGTTTTTCGTTTCAGGAGTTTCGCCGATCTGTTCAGAGATCCGCCAACATTCAGCGGTGAACGTTTCGTATGCGACGCCGGCGAAGGATCAATTCGTCACGCTTTCGGGAACGGCTGACATCGTTACCGACCGGCAAAAACTGGAATTGCTGTGGCGGGAGGAGTTGCGAAACTGGTTTGCCGAAGGACTCGCTACGCCTGATCTGGTGCTGCTGCGTGTCGCCGTGGACGAAGCCGAGTTTTGGGACAAGCAGGCTTCCACCGGCGGAGGGTTCTTCAGTTCCATGATCTCGTGGAAGGGCACCTTTGAACTGGTCCACGAAAAGGTGGGTTGGAGTGCTGCCGATGAACTCGCAACTGAGACACGCACCGTAGCACTCGCGGCCGCTGGGGCCGAAGATGCGGTGTGA
- a CDS encoding histone deacetylase family protein, which produces MFRIGRIFDVSTAAEKRRLEDVQRIFRHEFPTVPEYASRIPELINSVEKGFKFIVLTAEKGRDEVLGFALLHYYPDLQYGYLDFIASDSEERSSGIGGALYEAVREYLDRKSAKGLLMEVPSDDPALVADPAMLPVNRQRLKFYEQYGALPIVGTKYETLAPGSEPYDPPYLLYDPLGSERQLSQGDARRVVKAILVRKYRWEAAHPYVKSVIDSFATDPVQLRSPKYLPRVTAARPGHGRLRPLKVVIAEHHEIHHVRERGYVEKPARVDAILKGLAALAIERRAPRHVDEKPIRAVHDGDFVSYLAEACKKLDPKETVYPYIFPIRRPDRKPRDRAVRCGYYCIDTFTPLSQAAYTAARAAVDCAVMGADLVLDGEHLVYSLCRPPGHHAERRVYGGFCYFSNAAIAAHRLSMKGKVALLDIDYHHGNGSQDIFYTRDDVLTISVHGHPNHSYPYFSGFADERGEGAGLNFNINYPLPEGVDDAQYLKVLATAIARIRAFRPMYLVVSLGFDIMRGDPTGSFIVTAKGMQRIGEELAKIDLPTLVVQEGGYSIRNLVRGSQGFFSGLCQGWFD; this is translated from the coding sequence ATGTTTCGCATCGGTCGTATTTTCGACGTCTCCACGGCTGCCGAGAAACGCCGTTTGGAAGACGTGCAGCGGATCTTTCGCCACGAGTTTCCCACTGTTCCGGAATACGCCAGCAGAATTCCAGAGCTGATCAATAGCGTAGAAAAGGGATTTAAGTTCATCGTCTTGACCGCCGAAAAGGGCCGCGATGAAGTCTTGGGCTTTGCCCTGCTCCATTACTACCCGGATCTGCAGTACGGGTATCTCGACTTCATTGCCAGCGACTCAGAGGAGCGGTCCTCCGGAATTGGCGGCGCTTTGTACGAAGCAGTTCGCGAGTATCTGGATCGGAAATCGGCGAAGGGTCTGCTGATGGAGGTGCCATCCGACGATCCCGCGCTGGTTGCCGATCCGGCGATGCTGCCGGTGAATCGCCAACGGCTGAAGTTCTATGAGCAATACGGAGCATTGCCGATCGTCGGCACAAAGTACGAAACCTTGGCGCCCGGCAGCGAGCCCTATGATCCACCCTATCTGCTCTACGATCCGCTCGGCAGTGAGCGGCAACTTTCGCAAGGTGATGCCCGCCGCGTTGTGAAAGCGATTTTGGTGCGAAAATATCGTTGGGAGGCTGCTCATCCTTACGTAAAAAGTGTGATTGACTCCTTTGCGACCGATCCGGTTCAACTTCGCTCTCCCAAATATTTGCCGCGCGTGACAGCGGCGCGGCCCGGGCACGGTCGGCTGCGGCCGCTCAAGGTCGTGATTGCCGAGCATCACGAGATTCACCATGTGCGCGAGCGCGGCTATGTGGAAAAGCCCGCGCGCGTCGACGCGATTTTGAAAGGTCTGGCCGCGCTCGCGATTGAGCGTCGAGCGCCGCGACATGTGGATGAAAAGCCGATTCGCGCCGTTCACGATGGGGACTTTGTCAGCTACCTGGCCGAGGCTTGCAAAAAGCTCGACCCCAAGGAGACGGTCTACCCTTACATTTTTCCGATCCGCCGGCCCGATCGCAAACCGCGCGATCGCGCTGTGCGGTGCGGCTACTATTGCATCGATACGTTCACTCCGCTTTCGCAGGCGGCGTACACTGCCGCGCGAGCGGCGGTCGATTGCGCGGTCATGGGCGCCGATCTGGTGCTGGACGGCGAGCACCTGGTCTACTCGCTCTGCCGTCCTCCTGGGCATCATGCCGAGCGCCGCGTGTATGGAGGTTTTTGTTATTTCAGCAATGCGGCGATCGCCGCTCATCGCTTATCGATGAAAGGAAAAGTCGCCCTGCTCGACATTGATTATCACCACGGTAACGGCTCGCAGGACATTTTCTACACGCGCGACGACGTCCTGACGATTTCCGTGCACGGCCATCCGAATCACTCGTATCCCTATTTCAGCGGCTTCGCGGACGAGCGGGGCGAAGGAGCCGGGCTCAACTTCAACATCAACTATCCCTTGCCGGAAGGTGTGGATGACGCGCAATACCTCAAGGTGCTCGCCACCGCGATCGCTCGGATTCGGGCTTTCCGCCCGATGTACCTGGTGGTGTCGCTGGGGTTTGACATCATGCGAGGCGATCCCACCGGCTCTTTCATCGTGACGGCGAAGGGGATGCAACGAATCGGCGAAGAGCTGGCAAAAATCGACCTGCCGACACTGGTCGTGCAAGAAGGTGGTTACTCCATCCGCAACCTGGTCCGCGGTTCGCAAGGATTCTTTTCGGGGCTCTGCCAGGGATGGTTTGATTGA
- the nhaA gene encoding Na+/H+ antiporter NhaA, with protein MNQVPNSGTPRPGLQLPPRLANAPVRTLMQPLARFLEIESASGVLLVICTGAALLIANSVWAHEWEAFWHLEMRVVVGSWELRNTLGHWINDGLMTIFFFVVGLEIKRETVEGELRSFQKATLPIFAALGGMLIPAGIYLLLQPGGAAARGWGIPMATDIAFAVGILALLGRRVPSGLKIFLLALAIADDIGAIIIIACFYSEAIQVIALGIAGVGLLVVLVLNWLGVRNFVSYFLLGAMIWLAMFRSGIHPTVAGVVLGLMTPGRAWISQESFTTMMLDFIDRLDGRIDRPQALGKLTLTARETISPLERLESALHPWVAFAIMPVFALANAGVQLQPAAAFHPVTWSVAAGLLVGKPLGILAFSWLAVRTNLAKLPQGTNWKSLSGAACLGGIGFTMSLFIAGLALKGQLLDSAKIGTLAGSVLSALLGYTLLRFSLPNVTVAGEVPEDRQAKEAEELST; from the coding sequence ATGAACCAAGTGCCTAACAGCGGAACTCCTCGTCCCGGTCTCCAACTGCCGCCGCGGCTGGCCAATGCGCCCGTGCGCACCTTGATGCAGCCGCTCGCGCGGTTTTTGGAAATCGAGTCCGCCAGCGGTGTTTTGCTGGTGATCTGCACCGGCGCTGCGCTGCTGATCGCAAACTCGGTGTGGGCACATGAGTGGGAGGCCTTTTGGCACCTAGAGATGCGCGTTGTTGTGGGCTCGTGGGAGCTACGCAATACGCTGGGGCATTGGATCAATGACGGCTTGATGACCATCTTCTTCTTTGTCGTGGGACTGGAAATCAAGCGAGAAACAGTCGAGGGAGAGTTGCGCAGTTTTCAGAAAGCAACGCTCCCCATCTTTGCAGCGCTCGGCGGCATGCTGATTCCCGCGGGAATCTACTTGTTGCTGCAGCCTGGCGGCGCCGCGGCCCGTGGCTGGGGAATTCCGATGGCGACCGACATTGCTTTCGCCGTGGGAATTCTCGCCTTGCTTGGGAGGCGCGTTCCTTCCGGGCTCAAGATTTTTCTCCTTGCTCTGGCGATTGCCGATGACATCGGGGCCATTATTATCATCGCCTGCTTTTACTCAGAAGCAATTCAGGTCATTGCATTGGGGATAGCCGGCGTGGGCTTGCTAGTCGTCCTCGTTCTGAATTGGCTCGGAGTTCGAAACTTCGTTTCCTATTTTTTGCTCGGTGCAATGATCTGGTTGGCCATGTTCCGCAGCGGCATTCATCCGACGGTGGCGGGTGTCGTGCTTGGCTTGATGACACCGGGGCGGGCGTGGATTTCGCAGGAATCGTTCACCACGATGATGCTGGATTTCATCGACCGCTTGGACGGCCGGATCGATCGTCCCCAAGCATTAGGCAAGTTGACCCTGACCGCGCGCGAGACCATCTCGCCTTTGGAACGCTTGGAATCAGCGCTGCATCCGTGGGTGGCGTTTGCGATCATGCCGGTGTTTGCGTTGGCCAATGCGGGCGTGCAGTTGCAGCCCGCCGCGGCATTTCATCCGGTGACCTGGTCCGTGGCCGCGGGGCTATTGGTCGGCAAACCGCTGGGCATTCTGGCGTTTAGCTGGCTCGCGGTGCGAACCAATCTGGCGAAACTGCCGCAGGGAACCAATTGGAAATCGCTGTCGGGCGCGGCCTGCCTGGGCGGGATCGGCTTCACAATGTCGTTGTTCATCGCAGGCCTCGCACTAAAGGGTCAATTGCTCGATTCCGCGAAGATCGGCACGTTGGCCGGTTCCGTGCTCAGTGCTTTGTTGGGATACACGCTGCTGCGCTTCTCGCTCCCCAACGTAACCGTCGCAGGCGAAGTGCCCGAAGATCGGCAAGCAAAGGAAGCCGAAGAACTGAGTACGTGA
- a CDS encoding HAD family hydrolase, which yields MIVATAASTPAHAADPLPSWNDGPTKQAIVAFVEKVTKEGLPGFVPVAERIATFDNDGTLWCEHPVVQLVFAIDRLKVLVDKQPQLREKPAVAAALTGNMAYFEKEGEHAIAEIVFLTHTGMTVGDFHELAAKFFKTAKHPKYGVLLKEATYLPMRELLAYLRDNGFKTYICSGGGIEFMRAVSQEIYGIPPEQVIGSAGVLDFQDKDGKAVLLKTPKLLTYNDKQGKPAGIELHIGRVPIFAAGNVRTGGDIAMLGYSQSSKHPSLQLLVNHDDGDREFAYAEKDGASLKAAKEHGWAVVNIKDDWKEIFSFKR from the coding sequence ATGATCGTGGCAACGGCCGCGAGCACGCCCGCACATGCCGCCGATCCGCTTCCTTCATGGAATGATGGCCCGACAAAACAGGCCATTGTCGCCTTCGTCGAGAAGGTCACGAAGGAAGGCTTGCCGGGCTTCGTCCCCGTCGCCGAACGCATCGCCACGTTCGACAACGATGGCACGCTCTGGTGCGAACACCCCGTGGTGCAACTCGTATTCGCCATCGACCGGCTCAAGGTTCTGGTCGACAAGCAACCGCAGTTGCGCGAAAAGCCGGCGGTCGCGGCGGCCCTAACGGGCAACATGGCGTACTTTGAAAAGGAAGGCGAACATGCAATCGCCGAAATCGTCTTCCTCACTCATACAGGGATGACAGTGGGCGACTTTCACGAGTTAGCTGCAAAATTCTTTAAGACGGCAAAGCATCCGAAATACGGGGTGCTACTCAAGGAAGCCACCTACCTGCCCATGCGCGAACTGCTCGCCTATCTGCGGGACAACGGATTCAAAACGTATATCTGCTCCGGCGGTGGGATCGAGTTCATGCGAGCCGTGTCCCAGGAAATCTATGGCATCCCGCCAGAGCAAGTCATCGGCAGCGCGGGGGTTCTGGATTTTCAGGACAAAGACGGTAAGGCCGTGTTGCTAAAGACCCCGAAGCTGCTGACGTACAACGACAAGCAGGGCAAACCGGCGGGTATCGAGTTGCACATCGGCCGAGTGCCCATCTTCGCGGCGGGCAATGTCCGCACCGGTGGGGACATTGCCATGCTGGGGTACTCCCAAAGCAGTAAGCACCCGTCGCTGCAACTGCTCGTGAACCACGACGACGGGGATCGCGAGTTCGCATACGCTGAGAAAGACGGCGCTTCACTGAAGGCCGCGAAGGAACACGGATGGGCCGTCGTGAATATCAAAGACGACTGGAAGGAAATCTTCTCGTTCAAGAGATAA